From the genome of Diabrotica virgifera virgifera chromosome 8, PGI_DIABVI_V3a:
TTAAATTCCGTATGAAAAAATATTACGTAGGCATttacctcatttttgtttaattttagtaaGCTTAGAAGAGAATGAAGCCAATAGgaatgaaaatgaaataattgagAATGAAAGCGATGAGGAACCATTTCATGCAGACTCTGATACTGACCCAGATTACATTCCGACAGGTTGGATTAAATTCCGCATGAAAAAATATTACGTAGGCATttacctcatttttgtttaattttagtaaGCTTAGAAGAGAATGAAGCCAATAGgaatgaaaatgaaataattgagAATGAAAGCGATGAGGAACCATTTCATGCAGACTCTGATACTGACCCAGATTACATTCCGACAGGTTGGTTTAAATTTCGCATGAAAAAATATTGCGTAGGCATttacctcatttttgtttaattttagtaaGCTTAGAAGAGAATGAAGCCAATAGgaatgaaaatgaaataattgagAATGAAAGCGATGAGGAACCATTTCATGCAGACTCTGATACTGACCCAGATTACATTCCGACAGAAGACAAAAACATCCCTGAAGTAATAATTGAACCTAATAAGAATATAACTGAAGCAACCACAAATAGAAAGAGAAGAAGCAGAGGCAATATAGAGAGAGTAAGTAGGAAAAGAATTAGAGACGTTAGTGAGTGGGCGGATGAAAAATCTAAAACAAGTCTAAACCTGGGACTTGAACATGAAAATCGAAAAGGTATTCAAATTAAAGGAAGACAGATGGGTGCACCATGCGCAAACACATGTAGACTAAAATGTGCTACCAAAATAGCTAAAGAAGATAGAGACCTTTGTTTCAATGAATTTTGGAAGTTAAAAGATCATACGAGAAAGTGGGATTTTATTGCTCGTCATGTGAGACAGGTTGCCAAAAAAACAAGTAACTATTACTGCAGAACAACGGTCTCGAAGAAATTACTCTCGAGAATATTACTTCTACATTCGCAATGAAAAACAACGTGTTTGCAAAACTATGTTTTTGGAAACCCTTAACGTTTCAGAAACTTGGATCACTACAGCATTAAGGAAACTGAAAGATGGTGGATCATTAGAGGAAGATAAACGTGGAAAGCACACTAACAGACCACATAAACTATCACCAAAACTTATAGACAACGTAAAAAATCACATAAATCAGTTTCCTGTAGTACCTTCCCATTATACCCGTAAGAATACGATGAAGATGTACCTTGAAGAAGGGCTAACTATCCAGAAAATGTACCGATTGTACAACGagcattgcaaaaaaaataacatCACTACAGCTGCCACGTCACGCCAGTATAGAGATATTTTCAATGAACAGTTCAATATTGGGTTCTTTAAACCAAAAAAGGACCAGTGTACTGTTTGTTCTGTTTTTAATATGGCTAGTGATGCTGAAAAAGCAAAATTTCTCGAACAATATGAGTCCCATATGAAAAACAAAGAAGTTATCAGAAACTTAAAAGACATAGACAAACAACTTGCACTAGATGATACGAGCTTGTGTGTGGCTTGCTTTGACCTTCAAACGGTTTTAGCTACCCCTTTGTCTAACGTAAGtgatttttactacaaaagcaaatACTCTACATATAACTTTACAGTTTATGATGTTGGAAATAATCAGGGTTACTACTATGTATGGCACGAGCCGGTGGCTAAAAGAGGTCCTAATGAAATTGCCAGTTGCCTCTGGAAATTTTTAGATCTTAAGGCACAACAAAATGTTAAAACGATAATATTCTACTCAGACAACTGTGGGGGACAAAATAGGAATCGTTTTGTGTTTTCGATGTTTGCTTTTGCTGCTGCTCATTTTCATATTGATAGTGTTCACAGATTTCTGGAAAAGGCCACACTCAGAACGAGGGTGACAGTATGCATGCTGTTATCGAAAATGCAAAGAAAAGGCAATCGGTTGTATATGTGCCAGAACAGTGGGTTACATTAATTAGAATGGCTAAAACTACAGGAAGAGTTTATGATGTTACGGAAATGTCCcaagataatttttttaattttaaaaaactgacTGATACCGGGAATTCGAAACTTGACAACGAAAAGAAATCAATAAAAGTTAGCAAAATACGAGAAATAAAATTTTCGCATGAACACCaaaattctataatgtttaaATACGAATTCGATGATGGTTTTAGAGGTTGTGACATAAAATTAAATCGAAAATGCAGAGGACGGCCTTCCACTACTATCAAATTTCCACCGAAACTGTATGATGCACCATTACCAATTGAAGAAAAAAAGCTAAAAGGATTACTGTGGCTGTGTAATACCGGCAAAATACCCACAATGTACCATggattttataaaaatcttaatTCAAAGAGTTATGTACCTCCTAAAGTCGAGCTCGAAGTTGATTCAGTTGAGAGCGAGGAAGA
Proteins encoded in this window:
- the LOC126889706 gene encoding clumping factor B-like isoform X1; this translates as MCSRSELILELAEKAYKNTETDISYRSFEGKHIAESIVEESKYKKANEDPGDHETDINPECFTVSLEENEANRNENEIIENESDEEPFHADSDTDPDYIPTVSLEENEANRNENEIIENESDEEPFHADSDTDPDYIPTVSLEENEANRNENEIIENESDEEPFHADSDTDPDYIPTEDKNIPEVIIEPNKNITEATTNRKRRSRGNIERVSRKRIRDVSEWADEKSKTSLNLGLEHENRKGIQIKGRQMGAPCANTCRLKCATKIAKEDRDLCFNEFWKLKDHTRKWDFIARHVRQVAKKTSNYYCRTTVSKKLLSRILLLHSQ
- the LOC126889706 gene encoding uncharacterized protein LOC126889706 isoform X3; protein product: MCSRSELILELAEKAYKNTETDISYRSFEGKHIAESIVEESKYKKANEDPGDHETDINPECFTVSLEENEANRNENEIIENESDEEPFHADSDTDPDYIPTVSLEENEANRNENEIIENESDEEPFHADSDTDPDYIPTEDKNIPEVIIEPNKNITEATTNRKRRSRGNIERVSRKRIRDVSEWADEKSKTSLNLGLEHENRKGIQIKGRQMGAPCANTCRLKCATKIAKEDRDLCFNEFWKLKDHTRKWDFIARHVRQVAKKTSNYYCRTTVSKKLLSRILLLHSQ